The sequence TATTCCAGTAGGTACGACTGATGAATGGTTCCATAGGAATAATtcctttcaaataaaatttcctatttctcaacaacaacttctctcatcagctaccccatagatctagtacaaatttatgaatcgtcCCATGGATTTTTCTATTTCAATTGTATGGCATGGCGTATCCATGTTatgcaaacaaaaaacaaaatggatgcttaccttactctactctattttttttttaatgcttatttcattctttttcctctttggatTATAACCAAATCAAAACTTCTCGAGTTATCAGAATCCACAATAAAATAGGGACAATTTGAACAAAAGGTACACATCTTTTTTTAGAATTAGTCTGTTTTTATGTTATTTCGTACTGTACAATTCCTTTAGTTTGCGAGATCATTTACCCCTCGGGGTAATGAAAAGAATTATAGAATTAGAATGGATTGTTAATTATGCCTAGATCTCGGATAAATGCAAATTTTATTGATAAGACCTCTTCAATTGTAGCCAATATCTTATTACGAATAATTCCGACAACTTCCGGAGAAAAAAAGGCATTTACCTATTACAGAGATGGTGcgatttgattctttttcttgttttttttagtCTAGTTGTCCTCAGTATTACGAGAAAGAAAAGGGACGTTCGGGATAGAAAGAACCAAATTTTTGAAATAAACTCGCGCTTGGTGAAGGTGAAGTTTGGAGATAGAACAATTCCTTCTGTCGTGTATCCTCGATTGATGCAGCCTCAGATGCTTCAATTGTCGATTTTAGTATTGAGCGAAAGGTTACACCTATAGGTTCCGTATTGTGGGGCAATCCTACTCCACTAGTACCAATAGGCGGCATGGGGGAAGAAGCACTACACCTAGGAATCAACAACACAAAAACTTTGTTATAAATTACCCTTTTCCTTATCGGTATCGGGGCTAACAAGAATGGTTGGGACAACAAACATCCATCTCGTTCGTACTTTGGGTACCCgtataaccatcaaagatagtTGAAGTGACTAATTCCTGGAAATAGGGGGCGTTGAGGACAAAGAAATTGTTGGAGTTACCATTTCCATCTAGCACTAATACGATTGGTGTTAAGAAAAAAACTCTTGCGGGAAGGCTGGctagaaatttcttgtaaaaataccagctcctgtcagttcataatgagaatagtgaaattcataatgagaatagtgaaattTTAATTCCATGGATTATTTCCTTTAGTACTATGCACAGAAGGGAGGAGCCGTATGAAATGAAAATCTCACGTACGGTTCTGGAACGGAGATTCTTTGAATAGAATGAACGACCGTAACGGATGTTGGCTCAATCCGAAGGAAATTATGCGGAAGCTTTACAGAATTATTATGAAGCTACGCGACCAGAAATTGATCCCTATGATCGAAGTTATATACTCTATAACATAGGCCTTATACACACAAGCAACGGAGAGCATACAaaggctttggaatattatttccGGGCACTAGAGCGAAACCCATTCTTACCACAAGCTTTTAATAATATGGCCGTGATCTGTCATTACGTGCGACTATCTCCActatagaaagaaggaaaaaaagatccaatcgactagtaaagactagaaaaaataggctttctacatatgcatcgtctaaagcaacgatttttatcagctgtagcaaataaagagacttcacgagaaccaaaataggaagaaatagatacagcctatatactatactctatggataaaggattgaattgatagagaaagcaccgtaaagatcaattaacaaactattgggtcgatagagttaagaactgctttgcttacttatgccataatacgggataaaagttaggaatcaacttatgtaatagagtcgatccactaaagtattgagcagcggtgtagcatcagatcccaaagatagtaagttcttttttcttatcttatggaggaaagtctttttcaaagattctatatctatataaatttcatatatgaaaCCGAGATAGTTACCTTTCAGAAAATTCTAACACTATATAAACACTATCTATAGGATATAGGGGCGATCTATGCTTCATTCTTCTGAAGGTGGGAGAAAAGACAAAACTTGTTATTGATCAAAAAATTAGAGTTTTAAACTTATGTAATTAACTTCTTCTGGCTAACCCAACAAAAATGGGAAAAAGGGGATACATTTATGACAAATCTAATTCAGTTAGCATAGGGTAGATTAAGATGGGGCGCAAGTAAAAAGAATCGATTGCCGAGCCGTATGAGGTAGGAAACTCTCAAGTACGGTTCTAAGGGAAGGAACCACCTATTCCGACCGGGAGAGAACAGGCCATTCTACAGGGTGATTCTGAAATTGCGGAGGCTTGGTTCGATCAAGCTGCTGAGTATTGGAAACAAGCTATAGCGCTTAGTCCAGGTAATtatattgaagcacataattggttgaagatcacgaggcgtttcgaataaaaccactctcttttttaattcattaaaattagttgttggatccatcaatcaaataaaatagatCGTTCCCATGAAAAGATCCAATCAAGAATTTTATTATATCCCTTCCTTCTAAAATCATTGTATGGTATCTCGTAGGGATAAATGATCCGAATACAGTATAGAATAAAACTAATAAAGCTAATAAAAGGTACCTTCGAATGACTAAATACAGATAAGATATAGGAATGGATCTTATTAATTCTAATGAATGGTCTTGTGATTTAATTTAGagtaaagtaataagatattccatggaagtagattcatataggtattggaagtagattcatataggtatttatacattcagatataagtacactagtttgcacaaaaaaatagttttttcgtCATGCTGGGAAAGGACTTTCCAAGAGAAAAGGGGTCCGTTGGGCACCTAATCGTTATGTCATAATAGATCCGAACACTTGCCTCGGATTGACTTCAATATCATAATTGCTctagtgaataactaaataaaatagatggatgggagataggaaagaaaggtactaatcataacataaataaaatagctatctttcagaggttcactaaaaactgttggcgggtctctttgtatgtgttgtccggaaagaggaggacttaatgattattcgttcgccggaaccagaagtgaaaattgttgtagatagggatcccataaaaacgtctttcgaggaatgggccagacccggccatttctcaagaacaatagctaagggccctgatactaccacttggatctggaacctacatgctgatgctcacgatttcgatagtcataccagtgatttggaggagatctctcgaaaagtatttagtgctcattttggtcaactctccattatctttctttggctgagtggcatgtacttccatggcgctcgtttttccaattatgaagcatggctaagtgatcctactcacattgcacccagtgcccaggtagtttggccaatagtaggtcaagaaatattgaatggtgatgtgggtggaggtttccgaggaatacaaataacctccgggttttttcagatttggcgagcatctggaataactagtgaattacaactctattgtaccgccattggcgcattggtctttgcatcgttaatgctttttgctggttggttccattatcacaaagccgcccccaaattggcttggttccaagatgtagaatctatgttaaatcaccacttagcggggttactaggacttgggtctctttcttgggcgggacaccaaatccatgtatctttaccgattaaccaatttctcgacgctggagttgatcctaaagagataccgcttcctcatgaatttatcttgaatcgggaccttttggctcaactttatcccagttttgccgagggagcaaccccctttttcaccttgaattggtcaaaatacgcggaatttcttacttttcgcggaggattggacccaataacaggtggtctatggctgaccgatattgcacaccatcatttagctattgcaattcttttcctgatcgctggtcatatgtatagaacCAACTGGGGCATTGGTCATAGCATTAAAGACATTTTAGAGGCTCATAAAGGTCCATTTACAGGCCAGGGCCATAAAGGACTCTATGAAATCCTAACAACGTCGTGGCATGCTCAATTATCTCTTAACCTGGCTATGTTAGGCTCTTTAACCATTATTGTAGCTCACCATATGTATTCCATGCCTCCCTATCCATACCTAGCTATTGACTATGGTACACAACTTTCGTTGTTCACACATCACATGTGGATCGGTGGGTTTCTCATAGTTGGTGCTGCTGCACATGCAGCAATTTTTATGGTAAGAGATTACGATCCAACTACTCGATACAACGATCTATTAGATCGTGTCCTTAGACACCGCGATGCAATCATATCACATCTTAACTGGGCATGTATATTTCTGGGTTTTCACAGTTTTGGCTTGTATATTCATAATGATACCATGAGCGCTTTAGGGCGTCCACAAGATATGTTTTCAGATACCGCTATACAATTACAACCCATCTTTGCTCAATGGGTACAAAACACCCATGCTTTAGCACCCGGCATAACAGCTCCTGGTGCAACAGCAAGTACCAGCTTAACTTGGGGAGGTGGTGAGTTGGTAGCAGTAGGCGGCAAAGTAGCTTTGTTACCTATTCCATTAGGAACCGCAGACTTCTTAGTCCATCATATTCATGCATTTACGATCCACGTGACTGTATTGATACTACTGAAAGGTGTTCTATTTGCTCGCAGTTCCCGTTTGATACCTGATAAAGCAAATCTTGGTTTTCGTTTTCCTTGTGATGGACCTGGAAGAGGGGGGACATGTCAAGTATCTGCCTGGGATCATGTCTTCTTAGGTCTATTCTGGATGTACAATGCGATTTCCGTAGTTATTTTCCATTTCAGTTGGAAAATGCAGTCGGATGTTTGGGGTACTATAAGTGATCAAGGGGTAGTAACTCATATTACAGGAGGAAACTTTGCGCAGAGTTCCATTACTATTAATGGGTGGCTTCGAGATTTCTTATGGGCACAGGCATCTCAGGTAATTCAGTCTTATGGTTCTTCATTATCTGCATATGGTCTCTTTTTCTTAGGTGCTCATTTTGTCTGGGCTTTCAGTTTAATGTTTCTATTCAGTGGCCGTGGTTATTGGCAAGAACTCATTGAATCCATCGTTTGGGCTCATAACAAATTAAAAGTTGCTCCTGCTACTCAGCCTAGAGCCTTGAGCATTGTACAAGGACGTGCTGTAGGAGTAACCCATTACCTTCTGGGTGGAATTGCCACAACATGGGCATTCTTCTTAGCAAGAATTATTGCAGTAGGATAATGGCTAGGAGGATTTGAAAGGCATTATGGCATTAAGATTTCCGAGGTTTAGCCAAGGCTTAGCTCAGGACCCCACTACTCGTCGTATTTGGTTTGGTATTGCTACCGCACATGACTTCGAGAGTCATGATGATATTACTGAGGAACGTCTTTATCAGAACATTTTTGCTTCTCACTTTGGGCAATTAGCAATAATCTTTCTGTGGACGTCCGGAAATCTCTTTCATGTAGCTTGGCAAGGAAATTTTGAGTCATGGATACAAGACCCTTTACATGTAAGACCTATTGCTCATGCAATTTGGGATCCTCATTTTGGTCAACCAGCTGTAGAAGCCTTTACTCGAGGAGGTGCTACCGGTCCAGTGAATATCGCTTATTCCGGCGTTTATCAGTGGTGGTATACAATCGGATTACGCACTAATGAAGATCTTTATACTGGAGctctttttctattatttctttctgctaTATCCTTAATAGCGGGTTGGTTACACTTACAACCAAAATGGAAACCAAGCGTTTCGTGGTTCAAAAATGCCGAATctcgtctaaatcatcatttgTCAGGACTTTTCGGAGTGAGTTCTTTGGCTTGGACAGGACATTTAGTTCATGTCGCTATTCCAGGATCCAGGGGACAGTACGTCAGATGGAATAATTTTTTAGATGTATTACCCTATCCTCAAGGGTTGGGACCACTTTTTACGGGTCAGTGGAATCTTTATGCCCAAAACCCTGATTCGAGTAGCCATTTATTTGGTACTTCCCAAGGAACAGGAACTGCCATTCTAACCCTTCTCGGTGGATTTCATCCACAAACGCAAAGTTtatggctgaccgatattgctcatcatcatttagctattgcatttattttcctgatcgctggtcatatgtatagaacTAACTTCGGGATTGGGCACAGTATCAAAGATCTTTTAGAAACACATATTCCTCCAGGGGGTCGATTAGGGCGTGGGCATAAGGGTCTTTATGACACAATCAATAATTCGCTTCATTTTCAATTAGGTCTTGCTCTAGCCTCTTTAGGGGTTATTACTTCCTTAGTAGCTCAACACATGTACTCTTTACCTGCTTATGCATTCATAGCACAAGACTTTACTACTCAAGCTGCGTTATATACTCatcaccaatacatcgcagggtttatCATGACAGGAGCCTTTGCTCATGGAGCTATATTCTTCATTAGAGATTACAATCCAGAACAGAATGAGGATAATGTATTGGCAAGAATGTTAGACCACAAAGAAGCTATCATATCTCATTTAAGTTGGGCCAGCCTGTTTCTTGGGTTCCATACCTTGGGCCTTTATGTTCATAACGATGTTATGCTCGCTTTTGGTACTCCGGaaaaacaaatcttgattgaacCTATATTTGCCCAATGGATACAATCCGCTCATGGTAAGACTTCATATGGGTTCGATGTACTCTTATCTTCAACGAATGGCCCAGCATTCAATGCAGGTCGAAGCATATGGTTACCGGGCTGGTTGAATGCTGTTAATGAGAATAGTAATTCACTCTTCTTAACAATAGGTCCTGGGGACTTCTTGGTTCATCATGCTATTGCTCTAGGTTTGCATACAACTACACTGATTTTAGTAAAAGGTGCTTTAGATGCACGTGGTTCCAAGTTAATGCCAGATAAAAAGGATTTCGGTTATAGTTTTCCTTGCGACGGCCCAGGACGCGGCGGTACTTGTGATATTTCTGCTTGGGACGCATTTTATTTGGCAGTTTTCTGGATGTTAAATACCATTGGGTGGGTTACTTTTTATTGGCATTGGAAACACATCACTTTATGGCAGGGTAACGTTTCACAATTTAATGAATCTTCCACTTATTTAATGGGATGGTTAAGAGATTATCTATGGTTAAACTCTTCACAACTTATCAATGGATATAATCCTTTTGGTATGAATAGTTTATCCGTATGGGCGTGGATGTTCTTATTTGGACATCTTGTTTGGGCTACTggatttatgtttttaatttcttGGCGCGGATATTGGCAGGAATTGATTGAAACTTTAGCATGGGCTCATGAACGCACACCTTTGGCTAATTTGATTCGATGGAGAGATAAGCCAGTGGCTCTTTCCATTGTGCAAGCAAGATTGGTTGGATTAGCCCACTTTTCCGTAGGCTATATATTCACTTATGCAGCTTTCTTGATTGCCTCTACATCAGGAAAATttggttaattttaatttagttatttattattttttttatgtactgTATCAGCAACAATCTCATTTGTTTCGATGGAGAGGGAGGATCTACCTTCTTATATTTTTACATCTAGGATCCGAACTGTATCATTGATAATAATAGGAACTGAACATTATATTATGGCAAGAAAAAGTTTGATTCAGAGGGAGAAGAAGCGGCAGAAATTGGAACAGAAATATCATTTGATTCGTcgatcctcaaaaaaaaaaataagcaaaGTTCCATCATTGAGTGAAAAATGGGAAATTCATGGAAAATTGCAATCCCCACCACGTAATAGTGCACCTATACGTCTCCATCGACGTTGTTTTTTGACTGGAAGACCTAGAGCTAACTATCGAGACTTTGGGCTATCCGGACACATACTTCGAGAAATGTTTCATGCATGTTTGTTACCGGGCGCAATAAGATCAAGTTGGTAAAGAGAAAAATATCCTTtcgtatttgtatgaatctctatgatcttttgtatgaatctctatgatctATTATCATAGAAGATAGAGGAGCCCTCTTTACCATTCTGTATAAATAGACTATTCTATTTGTACGGATATGGTAGAGGGGCGTATCCAATCTTTCTTCGTACATAAGTTCCCGGTTCTTCAGCGCGGAGTAGAGCAGTTTGGTAGCTCGCAAGGCTCATAACCTTGAGGTCACGGGTTCAAATCCTGTCTCCGCaacatttttttgtaaaaaaaaaaagatctttttaggtgtaattctaattaataactatttttttgggggggggtagttagcattagggggggtagttagcattagtagttcgaatttaattttggattttatctcttatcttatcataatacattacttcaccgtgggcggatagcgggaatcgaacccgcatcTTCTCCTTGGCAAAGAGAAATTTTACCATTCGACCATATCCGCATTTTCTGCGTTCCTGATACGCACGCATATGTCCACACATATAtgacatatatcatatatcatatatgcgTCTGGATCATATGTACAGGGCCAAATATTCAGATAcaagaatgaaatataattttttttggaactcagattgaatcttaatgtgtctcacaatccgaattattaaatttattagaagtagaaggtagaaggaatggagtttttggatcggggaaatacaaaataagttcaagagatgagagaattaaggatagctaccagaaagactaatccaatccataatgatgtaccggaaaatacaatatttttattacttgaccaaccatcagaagaagcaaatacaacggGTACACTAATCAGTAAGACTGATGAAGTCGCAATTAATGCAAAAACAGCTAATTGGAAAGCAATAGTCATGTTTGTAATCCTCCAAGCTACCAACAAATGAACTATACCATTTGATCCCTCGCTTAGTAAAAATtgtaataaaatgcatcatgtagGGATTTGACCATGAATCAATTGATTCTTTAGAACTTATTACCTTACCGCTTTATTTTATTCGGACATGGAGTCGAGGGGAGTTTAGTATTTACTTCACAAGCAGAAATACTGGATCatgcatatatctatgtatacaatCTACAGATAGATACATCGAAATATGGATTTGCATCTGGGATGTTTCTACAGATAGTTAGTGTATCATCTCATATAGTCATATTCCATTTGTaggaataaaatagaaattgtctcggggagagatggctgagtggTTGATAGCTCCGGTCTTGAAAACCGGTATAGTCTAAACAAAGAACTatcgagggttcgaatccctctctctcctttttttgcttgttgaataaatttgtttctttattcATTTGGCCCGTTATCTTTCATAAAAAGGAATGGCCCGGCTAGGTAGAATAGCCGAGCCAGAACaggaaaaaaatagaatagatataaaaagaaaaagaagaaaatctcaACTAAGAGGGGTCATGGAAAGAACAGG comes from Musa acuminata AAA Group cultivar baxijiao unplaced genomic scaffold, Cavendish_Baxijiao_AAA HiC_scaffold_724, whole genome shotgun sequence and encodes:
- the LOC135663460 gene encoding photosystem I P700 chlorophyll a apoprotein A1 yields the protein MIIRSPEPEVKIVVDRDPIKTSFEEWARPGHFSRTIAKGPDTTTWIWNLHADAHDFDSHTSDLEEISRKVFSAHFGQLSIIFLWLSGMYFHGARFSNYEAWLSDPTHIAPSAQVVWPIVGQEILNGDVGGGFRGIQITSGFFQIWRASGITSELQLYCTAIGALVFASLMLFAGWFHYHKAAPKLAWFQDVESMLNHHLAGLLGLGSLSWAGHQIHVSLPINQFLDAGVDPKEIPLPHEFILNRDLLAQLYPSFAEGATPFFTLNWSKYAEFLTFRGGLDPITGGLWLTDIAHHHLAIAILFLIAGHMYRTNWGIGHSIKDILEAHKGPFTGQGHKGLYEILTTSWHAQLSLNLAMLGSLTIIVAHHMYSMPPYPYLAIDYGTQLSLFTHHMWIGGFLIVGAAAHAAIFMVRDYDPTTRYNDLLDRVLRHRDAIISHLNWACIFLGFHSFGLYIHNDTMSALGRPQDMFSDTAIQLQPIFAQWVQNTHALAPGITAPGATASTSLTWGGGELVAVGGKVALLPIPLGTADFLVHHIHAFTIHVTVLILLKGVLFARSSRLIPDKANLGFRFPCDGPGRGGTCQVSAWDHVFLGLFWMYNAISVVIFHFSWKMQSDVWGTISDQGVVTHITGGNFAQSSITINGWLRDFLWAQASQVIQSYGSSLSAYGLFFLGAHFVWAFSLMFLFSGRGYWQELIESIVWAHNKLKVAPATQPRALSIVQGRAVGVTHYLLGGIATTWAFFLARIIAVG